The Vibrio bathopelagicus genomic sequence TATTGCGGCGAACGGTACTCGTGAGTGGGCACGCACAGCTAAACGAAACAGTGACAAATCATTAACTCAAGCAACGGCTTCTTAGGAGTTAAGATGGCAAAGCAACCTCATATTGGCGTTGATGAAACGCAAATTGCTCCAATGGTCATTGTTTGTGGTGAGCCGGATAGAGCGAATCGTATCGCGAACTTGCTTGAACACGCTGAACTGGTTTCTGAAAACCGTGAATATCGAATCTTCACTGGTACCTATCAAGGTAAAGCGATATCGGTTTGTAGTACGGGCATTGGTGCTCCTTCAATGATTATTGCGGTTGAAGAGCTTAAGTTTTGTGGCGTAACTCATATCGTCCGAGTAGGGTCAGCAGGTGCGATGCAGTCTCACATCGGACTTGGTGAACTGATTGTCGCAGAGGGCGCGGTTCGTGATGAGGGTGGTTCTGCTGCTTACGTTAAACCGTCGTATCCGGCTTATGCGAGTTTCACTCTGCTTAAAGAGTTAGATAGATTCTTGCAGCAACAATCAACGCCTTATTATTTAGGAACGGTGCGCTCACACGACAGCTTTTATACGGATGACGAACAGACGATCTGTCAGTACTGGAACCGTAAAGGAGTTCTAGGTGCAGACATGGAAACATCGGCACTGTTTACTGTTGGGCGCTTGAGAGGGGTTAACGTCGCTTCCATCCTGAATAATGTTGTTTTGTACGAACAAGATGTAAAAGACGGTGTTGGGCAATATGTCGATGAAGCAAAAGTGATGATGGAAGGTGAACGACTTGCATCGTTAGCGGCGTTAGAAGCCTTGATTGCTCAATAAAAGCCTGAAAAAACTAACGATAAAAGCGATGGGTGACCGTCGCTTTTTTGTTATTAGTGGGTGCGAGACTTAACCATTTATTTCGAACGCAAGTCGTATTCTCTCCTCCGCGAATCAATATGCTAATGGTTGTATATTGAAATGAATCATCTGATTGATTTTGGGTGTAAATTCACCACATCCCCTGGCTTCTGTCTCAAATATGGGACTCCCTCTGTTTCACTGTTGACATATATCTCACCTCGATTAATACCCCATATTTGCTAATGATTTATCAACTTTATTGCTGTATATATTTATAAAACTAAGAGGTGCAAACATAATATGCATTTATTTTTATATAAATCAGCACCCTACTAACTTTTAACTACTGTTTTCAAATACCAGAGCGAATACCCAGATTTGTGAAAAGACGTCTCTTCGCACAGACATGGCATTTTTTATGGGGAAGACTAGGCTTAAGAGTAAGTAAACTATAAAAAAACAGGTGAAACGAATCTCCCTTTTCGAGTCGATTGAACATCATAATTGACAGGCATTAATGAAGTTAGATCTGGGTTCGATTTTCAACCTGAAACAGTTATTACTTAATTTTCACAGTACTGAGAAAACAGTGTTTTGTGACAACGGGGGATGTATGGATATTGAGGTTTCACGCCAAGCTGCGGTAGTTGAAGCAGTAAGTGGAGAAGTCATTGCTGTTAAACCTGATGGTAGTGCAAGGAAGGTTTCTGTTGGCGATATCATCCGTGAGAATGAAATTGTTATTACAGCCAATGATGCTGGACTCGTGCTAGACAATCCAAATGGTGTTATTGAAGTAGGAAGCAATTGCGTTGGTTGTCTAGATGAAAGCTCAGCGTGGAACGATACGCCGATTGCAGGTGAAGTCGCTTTTGATTTAGAGCAAGCGAACGCGAGTACTTTCAGTGACGATGACCTTGCTGCTATTCAAGATGCCATTTTAGGCGGTGCCGATCCGACTCAAATTTTAGAAGCAACGGCTGCTGGTGGCGGACTAGGTTCTGCAAATGCCGGCTTTGTGACGATTGATTATAACTATACAGAAACTCATCCATCGACATTCTTTGAGACCGCTGGTCTAGCAGAGCAAACCGTTGATGAAGACAGAGAAGAATTCAGGTCGATCACTCGTTCCTCAGGTGGCCAATCAATCAGTGAAACACTGACTGAAGGCTCCATATCTGGCAATACTTATCCCCAATCTATAACAACCACAGAAACGATTATTGCTGGTAGTTTAGCTCTTGCCCCCGACTCTTTCGTCCCAGAAACGCTATCCCTCGCTTCACTACTTAGTGAATTAAACAGCGACATTACCTCACGTGGCCTGCCCGTTACCTTTACGTATGATGCGGCGACCAATTCTATCGTTGGTGTTCAGGGTGCCGATACAGTTTTAAGCATCGATATTGATGCCGTTAGTGTTGGTAATAACATTGAGCTTTCGCTAACCACAACGATTTCTCAGCCAATTGACCATGTACCGTCTGTTGGCGGTGGTCAGGTTTCCTACACTGGCGATCAAATAGATATTACCTTTGATATTCAAGGCGAAGACACTGCTGGGAATCCGCTAGCAACACCCGTCAATGCACAAGTTTCAGTGTTTGACGGGGTAGATCCGTCTGCTGAAAGTGTGAATATCACTAACGTTGAAACTAGCAGCGCGGCAATCGAAGGAACGTTCTCCAATATTGGTAGTGATAATCTTCAATCAGCCGTATTTGATGTAAGTGCACTGGACCAGTTTGATGGATTGCTCAGTGATAATCAAAACACGCTTGCCAGACTTTCTGATGATGGAACAACGATTACTCTGGCCATCCAAGGCCGAGGTGAGGTTGTTCTCACTATCTCGCTTGATACTGATGGCACCTATAAATTCGAGCAGTCTAATCCGATAGAACAAGTGGGTACCGATTCACTGACGTTCGTTTTGCCGATCACGATTACTGATTTTGACCAAGATGTTGTAACCAATACGATTAACATTGCCATTACTGATGGCGATAGCCCTGTTATCACTAGTGTTGACAGTATTGATGTTGATGAAGCGGGCATTGTTGGCGGCTCACAAGAGGGCACGGCGCCAGTGTCTGGCAGCGGCAGTATCACCGCAGACATTTTTGAAAGTGACATCATTGACCATTATGAACTTGAACCGGCAGAATTTAATACTGGTGGCACCTTAGTTTCAAATGGCGAGTCTGTGCTACTTGAGTTGATTGATGAAACCAACGGTGTAAGAACTTACGAAGGTTATGTTGAGGTTAATGGTTCGAGAATTACGGTATTTGACGTTAAAATTGATAGCCCATCTTTGGGTAACTATGAATTTAACCTCTATGAAGACCTTTCACATCAAGGTGCTGAAGATGCGCTGTTAACGTTTGCATTGCCAATTTATGCCGTTGATGCGGATGGAGATCGCTCTGCACTGTCTGGAGGCTCGAACACACCAGAAGCCGCAGAGATTCTCGTCAATGTCACAGATGATGTTGTTGAACTCGTTGATAAGGTTGAGTCAGTCACGGAACCGACTTTAGCGGGAGATACCATTGTTTCGTATAACCTGTTCAACTTCGAAGGCGCCGATGGTTCGACAATTCAATCGTTCAACTACGACGGTGTTGACTATTCATTAGATCAAAGTTTATTGCCTGATGCAGCTCAGACTTTCAGTTTTACTGAGGGTGTGGTCACTATCTCACTGAATGGTGATTTCAGTTTTGAAGTCGCTCGTGATATCGACCACTCAAGCAGCGAAACCATAATAAAACAGTTTTCATTTTTAGCTGAAGATGGTGATGGCGATACTGATACTTCGACGCTTGAGTTAAGTATTACAGATGGTCAGAACCCAACTATAGATCTGATTCCACCTGTAACATTATCCGAAACTAACCTTGCTGATGGCTCTGCACCAAGTGGAAGTGCAGTGAGCGCAACTGAAACGATTACCTTTACCGCAGGCAGTGATGATGTAGCGAGTTTCCGCATTGAACCAACCGAGTTTAATGTAGGTGGTGCTCTGACGTCTAATGGCTTCGCGGTTGAGATAAAAGAAGACTCCAATAATCCGGGTACTTACATTGGTTTTATTACTGATGGTTCAAATACTGAAGTTCCAGTGTTCACGATAGCCTTCTCTACGAGTACGCTAGGCGAATACACCTTTACCTTGATTGAAGCGTTAGATCATGTGGATGGTTTAGATAAGAACGATCTGAGCTTCGATCTGCCCGTTTATGCGGTCGATACGGATGGTGACGATTCATTGGTGTCTCAACTGAATGTGACCATCGGTGATGATGTTCAGATCATGCAAGACGGTACGTTAGATATCGTTGAGCCTAATCTGGCAGACGGTACGGTGACGACTAACACCATTGATGTGATGCCAAATCAGAGTGCCGATGGTGCAACGATTACTCAGTTCACTTATGACGGTGTCGTAAATACACTGGATCAAAGCATTTCAGGAGAACAGCAGTTCAGCTTCACAGAAGGTGAGTTGTTTATCACTCTTGAAGGTGAAATGCGTTTTGAGCCGAATCGTAACTTAGATCACTTGGTGAGCGAAGACATCGTGAAATCGATTGTTGTAACCTCAAGTGACTTCGATAATGACTCTCTGACTTCTACCGTAACGCTGACGATTACTGATGGTGATAACCCGACGATTGATGCTATTCCGAGCGTTACGCTTTCTGAAACGAATCTGAGTGATGGCTCTGCTCCAAGTGGCAGCGCGGTAAGCTCAACTCAAACCATCATTTTCACCAATCAAAGTGATGATGTGGTTCGTTTCCGTATTGAGCCTACTGAGTTCAATACTAACGATGATCTTAAATCGAACGGTTTAGCCGTTGAGTTACGTGAAGATCCGGCAGGGTCGGGTGACTACATTGGTTTTACGACCAGTGCGACGAACGTCGAAACCACGGTATTTACGCTGAGTTTCTCTAGCACCACATTAGGTCAATATACCTTCACTTTGCTTGAAGCCTTGGACCACCAAGATGCCCGTGGCAACAACGAACTTAGCTTTAATCTACCTGTTTATGCGGTAGACAGTGACGGCGATGATTCATTGATGTCTCCGTTAAACGTCACTATCGGCGATGATGTTCAAATCATGCAAGATGGTGCGCTTAATATTACTGAGCCGACGGTCGCTGATTTAGCAGCAGGCACACCGACGACTGCTGTTTTCGATGTGATGCCAAATCAAAGTGCCGATGGCGCAACGGTGACGCAATTCACTTATGATGGCCAGCTTCGAACGCTTGACCAAAATGACAATGGCGAGCAACAGTTTAGCTTCACGGAAGGTGAGCTGTTCATCACGCTTCAAGGTGAAGTGCGTTTTGAGCCCAACCGCAATCTTGACCATACGCTGAACGAAGACATCGTGAAATCGATTGTGGTGACGTCTAGCGATTCCGATAACGATGTATTGACCTCAACCGTCACGCTGACCATTACCGATGGTGATGTCCCAACCATTGATAATGTTCCTGCTGTGAACTTGTCGGAAACAAATCTGAGTGATGGCTCAGCACCAAGTGGCAGTGCGGTTAGCTCAACTCAGGCTATTACTTACACTACTCAAAGTGATGATGTGACAAGTTTCCGCATTGAACCAACGGAGTTCAATGTTGGTGGTACTTTGACATCAAATGGATTGGCCGTCGAACTGAAAGCTGACCCAACCACGCCGGGTGGTTACATCGGTTATGTTACGGATGGTTCGAACGTTGAAACCAACGTGTTCACGATTAGTTTCTCGAGTACCAATTTAGGCCAATACACCTTCACCTTACTTGAAGCGCTAGACCATGTAGATGGCTTAGCTAAGAATGATCTGACCTTTGAGCTTCCTGTTTACGCCGTCGATAGCGATGGCGATGACTCGTTGGTGTCTCAACTGAATGTGACCATCGGTGATGATGTCCAAATCATGCAAGGTGGTACGTTAGATATTACTGAGCCAAACCTTGCAGACGGCACAATCACAACCAATACCATCGATGTGATGCCAGATCAAAGTGCCGATGGTGCGACGATCACTCAGTTTACTTATGACGGTCAAGTCCGCACTCTGGATCAAACGGACAATGGTGAGCAGCAATTTAGCTTCACAGAAGGTGAGCTGTTCATCACTCTTGAAGGTGAAGTACGCTTCGAGCCCAATCGTAATCTAGACCACTCGGTTAGCGAAGACATCGTGAAATCGATTGTGGTCACTTCAAACGATTCAGACAACGATACGGTGACGTCAACAGTTACGCTGACGATTACTGATGGCGACATACCGACCATTGATGCGGTGCCAAGCGTTACTTTGTCTGAAACCAATCTTACGGATGGCTCAGCTCCGAGTGGCAGCGCAGTAAGCCAAACTGAGACGATTACTTTCACCAATCAAAGTGATGATGTAGCGAGTTTCCGCATTGAACCAACCGAGTTTAATGTAGGTGGTGCTCTGACGTCTAATGGTTTTGCAGTCGAGATAAAAGAAGATTTGGCTAATCCGGGAACCTATATCGGTTTTGTTACCGATGGCTCGAACGCTGAAATCCCAGTATTCACGATTGCCTTCTCTACGAGTACGCTAGGCGAATACACCTTTACCTTGATTGAAGCGTTAGATCATGTGGATGGTTTAGATAAGAACGATCTGAGTTTCGATCTGCCTGTTTATGCGGTTGATACAGACGGCGATGATTCACTGGTGTCTCAACTGAATGTGACCATCGGTGATGATGTCCAGATCATGCAAGACGGTACGTTAGATATCGTTGAGCCAAACCTTGCAGACGGCACAGTCACGACCAATACCATTGATGTGATGCCAAACCAAAGTGCTGATGGCGCGACGATCACGCAGTTTACTTATGACGGTGTCGTAAACACTCTGGATCAAAGTATTTCAGGCGAGCAGCAATTCAGCTTTACGGAAGGTGAGCTGTTTATCACCCTTGAAGGTGAAGTGCGCTTTGAGCCGAATCGTAACTTAGACCACTCGGCGAGCGAAGACATCGTGAAATCGATTGTTGTAACCTCAAGCGACTTTGATAACGACTCTTTGACTTCTACCGTAACGCTGACGATTACTGATGGTGATAATCCGACTATTGATGCGGTGCCGAGCGTATCACTTGAAGAAGCTAATCTTGCTGATGGTTCCACGCCAAGTGGTCGTGCGGTTAGCCAAACGGAAACCATCACTTTCACTAATCAAAGTGACGATGTTGAGAAATTCCGTTTAGAACCAAGTGAATTTAATACTAATAATGCGCTTAAGTCCGATGGCTTGATCATTGAGATACGAGAAGAACCAACAGGATCAGGCAATTACATTGGTTTCACGACCGATATTTTGAATGTCGAAACCACGGTATTTACTCTCGATTTCAGCAGCACTACTTTGGGTGAATATACCTTTACGCTTCTAGAAGCCATTGACCACACGCCTATTCAAGGTAATAACGACTTAACATTCAACTTGCCAGTTTACGCTGTCGATAGCGACGGTGATGATTCGCTAATGTCGCCACTGGCAGTAACTATCACTGATGATATTCAAGTGATGGTTAATGACTCTCTCACAATTGAAGAGCCAACGGTTGCAGACTTGGCTGCGGGTACACCGACAACGACGACCGTTAATGTACTGGATGAAGAAGGTGCTGATGGCACGACCATTACTCAGTTTACTTACGATGGTGGAGCGGTATTAACGCTTGACCAAAACGATACGGGTGAGCAGAAATTCGTGGTTGCTGACGGGGCATTGTATATCACTCTGCAAGGTGATATTCGTTTCGAACCAAGTCGTAACCTTGACCATACTGGTGGCGATATCGTTAAGTCGATAGTCGTAACTTCCAGTGATTCCGATAGCGATCTTGTGTCTTCAACGGTCACGCTAACCATTACTGATGGAGATATTCCAACCATTGACACAGTGCCAAGCGTTACGCTGTCAGAAACGAATCTGAGTGATGGTTCTGCTCCGAATGCCAGTGCGGTGAGTTCAACTCAAACCATTACCTTTACTAACCAAAGTGATGACGTGACGAGTTTCCGCATTGAACCGACTGAGTTTAATGTTGGTGGTGCTCTGAAATCGGACGGATTGGCGGTTGAGTTGAAAGCGGACCCAACCACACCGAGTGGCTATATCGGCTTTGTGACAACGGCTCCGAATGTTGAAACTAACGTGTTTACGATTAGCTTCTCGGGTACTAATTTAGGCCAGTACACCTTCACCTTACTTGAAGCGTTGGATCATGTAGATGGCTTAGCGAAGAATGATCTGAGCTTTGACCTTCCGGTTTACGCCGTTGATAGCGATGGTGATGACTCACTGGTGTCTCAACTTAAAGTCACCATCGGTGATGATGTACAGGTTATGCAAAACCAAG encodes the following:
- a CDS encoding nucleoside phosphorylase, with the translated sequence MAKQPHIGVDETQIAPMVIVCGEPDRANRIANLLEHAELVSENREYRIFTGTYQGKAISVCSTGIGAPSMIIAVEELKFCGVTHIVRVGSAGAMQSHIGLGELIVAEGAVRDEGGSAAYVKPSYPAYASFTLLKELDRFLQQQSTPYYLGTVRSHDSFYTDDEQTICQYWNRKGVLGADMETSALFTVGRLRGVNVASILNNVVLYEQDVKDGVGQYVDEAKVMMEGERLASLAALEALIAQ